The following proteins are encoded in a genomic region of Periophthalmus magnuspinnatus isolate fPerMag1 chromosome 21, fPerMag1.2.pri, whole genome shotgun sequence:
- the xirp2b gene encoding xin actin-binding repeat-containing protein 2 isoform X2, with protein sequence MYQAAVSKRADNTSGEMSNSEVTVSSSRQVLPGSQLNHNHENMVSYSGSTLASSYENHENETDEEFPRYTTKELRDHFEKTIEEAAPHKPVKITRDINRSKWASNMTQNNTLSSGVFETTTAALEDTGAAMMDYDDFPPPPAEDSDYLPPPPPDLLQMPPENHDMTVCHYGPEPEEPVQPSKCPISREAYFKQRSKSELKRLYKHIHPEVRKNIEKERFTDISESETVQVQNQEFSHEEDGEEINQEEEGEWEEILPGDVQSMRWMFENKPLDTIRDESPDEDEDNRKISQQEVILGKDVRRTAWMFEKKPMDKSEYKNKVNKLDKGDVRAAAWLFETETMDSLNKRRKEEDLTKEIVFTEEDGDSTIYMIDNKYMQTLGHTETIDESHLLILRSVLEEINGDMKTITSTFDTQFKCVIMGQASEILEIKSVRKIETEMENSIASRWLFDTQPLDLTNTECSTFKLVCSLSMEDSNKGDWGRWLFEIKTLSSLTDRESSKLEKKEIIGADVRKHCMVFETQPMDTLKDDANAKPQTIEDIIGGNVKSARNFFESSPQVARKNCAEVGKLKKRILNEEEKGDVRHQKWRFESQPLEHIGEVRKEVTRTVNVENDLTQEDGTSYRADVRKNCWVFETQPMDRLKDDSNSRPLTKEEIIAGNVKSARHYFETGPTEEIKELAEVGKLKKSVPLEEEKGDVRHQKWRFESQPLEQIREEKKEVVRTIDMEEIDKVDVSNYKNIFESTEINQRIDESQRILIEGVKSGSVKSNKTLFESTPLYAMQDSSGHFHEVKTVRREEVVKGDVTTCKWMFETRPIDQFDESISTYQIIKGISKQEIESGDVKTAKWLFETQPLDAIKYFSNIEDEETVVSIEKNDVMKGDVKTCKWLFETKPMDILYERADQKSECETVPRGDVKTCTWLFETQALDTIHDETETFMKTRTVDQEEITGKDVRTACFLFETENLENLTGEEANSFKRITEIDIASGDVSRMKYIFENQTSDIMTSTSDEARQKLKRVQTEDIQKGNVVNCRWLFENQSIDMIHDNEEEHISNRTVYDIQGGNVNQGRFIFETCSLDKIHEVSDSETEEIKKRKIVCDEEEKGDVRNYTMMFETQPLYAIKDKEGHYHEVTTVTSEEVKSGDVVGTRWLFETKPLDAIKDTDEVYIIKSVTQQDVQKGDVTSAKWKFETQPLDRISEERKALLRTVDDIQGGNVRMNKHRFESDNSSETSVKTVNVSEIQKGDVRTAKWRFETQSIDKIKSMSAENLIETVKMEDIAKGDVKQSVWLFEKNPLDHIKEVDETTETTIIHEEIPKADVRTTTWLFETTPFDDFNESKVEKTEIMGKSIKGTLAELYSQKMVRSKGILIEADEIGDVRMAKYQLMNQQAPEIQREDIIRGDLQTIMMNLLNQQQKSERQVVIDSQEMGNISSTVQQLFSQEKQTSVEKEEILRGDIQEAINNLFQKGGSAKHGILIQEDEKGDVQMTLYSLLNKQDSASVEKEDIVRGDIRSALQRLSNPDGLDESVKIKVDDIEKGNVNFYSTCIESGALDYLKQLHSGPDETSSDKAEKEQIIGGDIKGTKRILNQSHVNIERTVEDVIPGDVHNTVKVFMSEPSFSLEKLQKEEIVKGDLRAALNSLSESAHQTIVVEKEEVVKGNIPKTLRCLERAQRRQKEVEKPDIVPGNIRGALRSLERSTTSKVEPVVDDLVAGDVKATLKSLERAKQAVKEFEKEEIVRGDIHLAMQNLQDASSEKRICQQEIDVQGDVRGTIQLFMEAPSSPRMQRRASIEEEIKGDVKMSIKSLYESQEEQNQMEKEEVLKGDVKGTIKSLMENAQRETPKVQYRRVRVKQSPPVKNLSTDAQRNVQKIKTANTSQTTKSVSVEHKTIQQNHGIKTVKTEFRNLNSSSKGMIKLDKTRVKTDVYILQSKTPEPDLPLPPPPPPMVEADLLPPPPSPAVESDIDHLPPPPPLLPSEQDFLPPPPSQQELESMPAPPSPGKAKKMSVKKVKGPIVHPVPKLEPKVEVSKTQQVAVTSGKTVETSQSSTTKTIHAEIPPLSESPQPLKKVIIPVRFTPPPSPPPFMRGKMSKFNTPLMQAEDKFRRLREDSTPPTTPTPPPCYTPDLITTVIEPHSTTDAEVVRKNASDITKESNERSHESAKQVVITDTKSTAGNEKNVTNMIMSSAKQQSVSNESSKVVSVQKTSSVSVVKQQKHTTSTQKAVSISSTEAVRADTKQKQITEGKMDTSQKTKVTCQKESVKTETFATIQKVDSSQSQTAGKQIASKTEPELTDTAQTKNTKKDISDKTHRVISSPQLDKKKKTDKSPTKGQEKDQPQQTDNALDGKSGKSQQKVKKPIKQEKQIDTTTKENNKQNVSHVESSMAVKKVEVKVASESQQKLEENKVNASPVPASSNIASITTPSETQTPPKKKKKSKKSRSAVPAVQTKDVCIESKADVAESKKSTQIQESITISQVHTSVQREKIEVKENVSTALRKEQKFIQSQVKEPEKKQEMPVLESSTKESPEESKVVPITIANKAEQNEALKSATGVVKSRQEQLQMLMCHLTELQKETCNIKSVKTLLATVPDWLIGPERKSELEQSVNKGDTTDLLSHVKIIAESYLMKLDDNEAMEKHECELVSEKLASSGASQRISKISIGSSKIETQITTRTEKRKEDVTQCKSLDLRAPSPSLRMRPPSPTFITIESTQRTASPQRVTPSPTPQHRPLTPPTPPPRRSDTPTSRLTRITPSPTFDRAENLARLKDTTAKLSRGVTPPPILTSQITEKKSEIVESPASFHRQIKIESQAMETKTFTTEEKDLTKQIEEMLLSDICSAAGTHLPDPEDEEISELTFASVREKMEFFEEAQKAEMNKTYVRKEPISIPERLGPDMEEECVVEVKEKEQIELPQADLSSLVNKFESQDEKAYADKKEPILLAERLHNDADNTDKNKAEQEMPNFDIQAIKNVFELGEQSFLFKDEKKEQEESVSRLMETATDTSNRKSPHEKKPTAEQSSPLPLRKNQVETVPAEPSGFTETKTFTENFSNVDELGNKVTGTLTSVTQHSESTQQVPFSYADAVKRKAARRTETYDEEATENLLRNFHKTWTESETVFKSLGYTVSSETSQVLSEHTDSSSEVRALHGLPEESLSDGRPDSRQKKVP encoded by the exons ATGTACCAAGCAGCTGTCTCCAAGCGAGCAGACAACACCAGCGGG GAAATGTCTAACTCTGAAGTGACGGTGTCAAGCAGCAGGCAGGTCCTCCCAGGCAGTCAACTAAATCACAACCACGAAAATATG GTCTCTTACAGTGGCAGTACCTTGGCTTCCAGTTATGAAAACCACGAAAATGAGACAG ATGAAGAATTTCCAAGATACACAACCAAAGAGCTGAGAGATCACTTTGAGAAAACAATAGAGGAGGCCGCACCCCACAAACCAGTAAAG ATTACCCGTGATATCAATCGGTCTAAGTGGGCttcaaacatgacacaaaacaacacattgtcCAGTGGAGTGTTTGAAACAACTACAGCAGCATTGGAGGACACTGGAGCAGCAATGATGGATTATGATGATTTTCCACCCCCACCAGCTGAAGACTCCGACTATCTCCCACCCCCACCTCCAGACTTATTGCAAATGCCACCAGAGAATCACGATATGACAGTATGCCATTATGGTCCAGAGCCTGAAGAACCAGTACAACCTTCCAAGTGCCCCATCAGCAGAGAGGCTTACTTCAAACAGAGGAGCAAGAGTGAGCTCAAACGCCTCTACAAGCACATTCATCCCGAGGTTCGGAAAAACATTGAGAAGGAGCGCTTCACTGACatcagtgaaagtgaaactgttCAGGTACAAAACCAAGAGTTCTCCCATGAAGAAGATGGTGAGGAAATTAACCAAGAAGAAGAGGGTGAATGGGAAGAGATTCTGCCAGGTGATGTACAGTCAATGCGCTGGATGTTTGAAAATAAACCCCTGGACACCATCAGGGATGAATCTCCAGATGAGGATGAAGACAACAGAAAGATAAGTCAACAGGAAGTCATTCTTGGAAAAGATGTCAGACGCACTGCTTGGATGTTTGAGAAAAAGCCCATGGATAAAtctgaatataaaaataaagtgaataaatTGGACAAAGGAGATGTGCGAGCTGCAGCATGGTTATTTGAAACAGAGACCATGGACAGCCTAAACAAGAGGCGAAAGGAAGAGGATTTAACAAAAGAAATTGTATTCACCGAGGAGGATGGAGATTCCACTATTTACATGATTGATAACAAGTATATGCAAACCTTAGGGCACACTGAGACAATCGATGAGAGCCACCTACTCATATTAAGGTCAGTATTGGAAGAAATTAATGGAGACATGAAAACTATCACCAGCACGTTTGACACACAGTTCAAGTGTGTCATCATGGGACAAGCCAGTGAGATTTTAGAAATAAAATCTGTACGCAAAATTGAGACAGAAATGGAAAACTCCATTGCCTCGCGATGGCTTTTTGACACCCAGCCACTAGACCTGACCAACACAGAATGCTCTACTTTCAAACTGGTGTGCAGTCTTTCAATGGAGGACAGCAATAAGGGCGACTGGGGAAGGTGgttatttgaaataaaaacgcTCAGTTCTCTCACTGACCGGGAAAGCTCAAAACTagagaagaaagaaataatTGGAGCGGATGTGCGCAAGCATTGCATGGTTTTTGAAACACAGCCTATGGATACTCTGAAAGATGATGCCAATGCTAAACCCCAGACAATTGAAGATATTATTGGTGGTAATGTCAAATCTGCAAGAAACTTTTTTGAAAGCAGCCCCCAAGTAGCTAGAAAAAATTGTGCGGAGGTGGGAAAACTGAAAAAGCGAATACTGAATGAAGAAGAAAAGGGGGATGTGAGACACCAAAAGTGGCGATTTGAGAGCCAGCCTCTAGAGCACATAGGAGAGGTGAGAAAAGAGGTTACTCGCACtgtaaatgttgaaaatgacctGACACAGGAGGATGGAACAAGTTATAGGGCCGATGTACGCAAGAACTGTTGGGTTTTTGAGACGCAGCCAATGGATCGTTTAAAGGATGATTCAAATAGTCGCCCCTTAACAAAAGAGGAAATTATTGCTGGTAATGTGAAATCAGCAAGACATTATTTTGAAACAGGTCCAACAGAGGAGATAAAGGAACTTGCTGAGGttggaaaactgaaaaaatcGGTGCCTCTTGAGGAAGAAAAAGGTGATGTGCGCCATCAGAAATGGAGGTTTGAGAGCCAACCATTGGAACAAAttagagaggaaaagaaagaggtTGTTCGTACAATTGACATGGAGGAAATTGATAAAGTAGATGTGTCaaactacaaaaacatttttgaaagtacTGAAATAAACCAAAGGATTGATGAATCACAAAGGATATTAATTGAAGGGGTCAAATCTGGATCTgtgaaatcaaataaaacattatttgaATCAACTCCTCTTTATGCCATGCAGGACAGCTCGGGACATTTTCATGAGGTAAAAACAGTGCGACGAGAAGAAGTTGTTAAAGGAGATGTAACAACATGCAAATGGATGTTTGAAACACGCCCGATAGACCAATTTGATGAAAGTATCAGTACATACCAAATTATCAAGGGGATTTCCAAGCAAGAAATTGAGTCAGGTGATGTTAAAACTGCAAAATGGCTTTTTGAAACACAGCCACTGGACGCAATCAAATACTTCAGCAATATCGAGGATGAAGAGACAGTTGTATCCATAGAAAAAAATGATGTCATGAAAGGGGATGTGAAGACATGTAAGTGGTTATTTGAGACAAAGCCCATGGATATCCTGTATGAGAGAGCAGACCAAAAAAGTGAATGTGAAACTGTGCCAAGAGGAGACGTAAAAACATGCACATGGCTTTTTGAGACCCAAGCACTTGATACCATCCACGATGAGACAGAGACATTTATGAAAACACGCACTGTGGATCAAGAGGAAATTACAGGGAAAGACGTTAGAACAGcctgttttctatttgagactGAGAATCTTGAAAACCTAACAGGGGAGGAGGCTAACTCCTTTAAACGCATTACCGAGATTGACATTGCATCAGGGGATGTCTCAAGGATGAAATACAtatttgaaaatcaaacatctgaCATAATGACCTCTACCTCAGACGAAGCCAGGCAAAAGTTGAAGAGGGTTCAGACTGAGGATATCCAAAAAGGAAATGTGGTGAACTGCAGGTGGCTTTTTGAAAACCAATCAATAGATATGATACATGACAATGAGGAAGAACACATTAGTAACCGCACAGTTTATGACATACAAGGAGGCAATGTTAATCAGGGTCGCTTTATTTTTGAAACATGCTCCTTGGATAAAATTCATGAAGTTTCAGACAGTGAGACTGAGGAAATTAAAAAGCGAAAAATTGTCTGTGACGAAGAAGAAAAGGGTGATGTGAGAAACTATACCATGATGTTTGAAACTCAGCCTCTTTATGCCATCAAGGACAAGGAAGGCCATTACCATGAGGTCACCACAGTTACAAGTGAAGAGGTCAAAAGTGGGGATGTGGTTGGAACCAGGTGGTTATTTGAAACAAAGCCTTTGGATGCCATAAAGGACACAGATGAAGTGTATATAATAAAGTCTGTCACACAACAAGATGTTCAAAAAGGGGATGTCACATCTGCCAAGTGGAAATTTGAAACACAACCTCTTGATAGGATCAGTGAAGAAAGGAAAGCTTTACTAAGAACAGTGGATGATATTCAAGGTGGAAATGTAAGAATGAATAAACATCGATTTGAGTCTGATAACTCATCAGAGACATCTGTCAAAACAGTTAATGTGAGTGAAATACAAAAAGGTGATGTAAGAACGGCAAAATGGAGATTTGAAACCCAATctattgacaaaataaaaagtatgagTGCAGAAAATCTCattgaaactgttaaaatggaAGATATTGCCAAGGGAGATGTTAAGCAATCTGTGTGGCTCTTTGAGAAAAACCCTCTTGATCATATTAAAGAAGTTGATGAAACTACTGAAACCACTATAATTCATGAAGAAATCCCCAAAGCTGATGTAAGGACTACAACGTGGCTCTTTGAAACTACACCATTTGATGACTTTAATGAGTCAAAagtagaaaagactgaaataatggGTAAAAGCATTAAAGGAACCCTTGCTGAACTTTATAGTCAAAAGATGGTTAGATCCAAAGGAATACTGATTGAAGCCGACGAAATAGGTGATGTTAGGATGGCTAAGTACCAGCTGATGAATCAACAGGCTCCTGAAATTCAACGTGAAGACATCATCAGGGGAGATTTGCAGACAATCATGATGAACCTGTTgaatcaacaacaaaaaagtgagCGCCAAGTGGTGATAGACTCACAGGAGATGGGGAATATTAGTTCAACTGTGCAACAATTATTCAGCCAAGAGAAGCAGACTAGTGTAGAAAAAGAGGAAATTTTACGCGGTGACATTCAAGAAGCAATAAACAACCTTTTCCAAAAGGGTGGATCAGCAAAGCATGGAATACTAATCCAGGAAGATGAAAAGGGAGATGTACAAATGACATTATACTCCCTATTGAATAAACAGGACTCTGCCTCTGTTGAGAAAGAGGATATTGTTAGAGGAGATATAAGAAGTGCTCTCCAAAGATTGTCCAACCCAGATGGCCTAGATGAGTCTGTCAAGATAAAGGTAGATGACATTGAGAAGGGAAATGTCAACTTTTACTCCACATGCATCGAGTCAGGGGCTCTTGACTACCTTAAACAGCTCCATTCAGGCCCTGACGAGACTTCTTCTGACAAAGCGGAAAAAGAGCAGATTATTGGGGGTGATATCAAGGGAACAAAGCGTATCCTCAATCAAAGCCATGTAAATATTGAACGGACTGTAGAGGATGTTATACCTGGAGATGTTCACAATACAGTTAAGGTTTTCATGTCGGAACCAAGCTTCTCAttagaaaaactacaaaaagaagaaatagtCAAAGGTGATTTAAGAGCTGCTTTGAACTCATTGTCTGAGTCAGCACATCAAACCATTGTTGTAGAGAAAGAGGAAGTAGTGAAAGGCAACATACCTAAAACTCTGCGCTGCCTTGAGAGGGCTCAGAGGCGCCAAAAAGAAGTGGAGAAGCCAGACATTGTTCCAGGTAACATTAGAGGAGCTCTAAGATCGCTGGAGAGGTCCACAACCAGCAAAGTTGAAcctgttgttgatgatttggttGCTGGTGATGTCAAGGCCACTCTAAAGTCTCTCGAACGGGCAAAGCAAGCGGTAAAGGAGTTTGAGAAGGAGGAAATAGTAAGAGGTGACATTCATTTGGCAATGCAAAATCTACAAGATGCATCTTCTGAAAAGAGAATCTGCCAACAAGAAATTGATGTGCAGGGAGATGTGAGGGGAACAATTCAACTTTTTATGGAGGCCCCAAGTTCTCCAAGAATGCAGAGGAGAGCAAGCATTGAAGAAGAAATTAAGGGAGATGTCAAAATGTCTATTAAATCTCTATATGAGTCACAGGAAGAGCAGAACCAGATGGAAAAGGAAGAGGTGTTGAAAGGTGACGTCAAAGGCACTATAAAGTCATTGATGGAAAATGCCCAGCGCGAAACACCTAAAGTACAATACCGCAGAGTGCGAGTGAAGCAGAGCCCTCCAGTTAAAAATCTCAGCACTGATGCACAGAGAAATGTACAAAAGATTAAAACTGCTAACACAagtcaaacaacaaaatcagtTTCAGTTGAACATAAAACTATACAGCAAAATCACGGCATTAAAACTGTAAAGACAGAGTTCCGAAATTTGAATTCTTCCTCCAAGGGAATGATCAAATTGGATAAAACCAGAGTAAAAACAGATGTCTACATCTTGCAATCAAAAACACCAGAGCCTGATCTGCCCCTTCCCCCTCCACCCCCGCCCATGGTTGAGGCTGACCTCCTTCCACCTCCACCTTCACCAGCTGTTGAGTCTGACATTGATCACCTGCCTCCTCCGCCACCCCTACTTCCATCCGAACAGGACTTCCTCCCACCTCCCCCATCTCAACAGGAACTGGAGAGCATGCCAGCACCACCTTCCCCAGGAAAAGCCAAGAAGATGTCAGTGAAAAAGGTTAAAGGCCCTATTGTCCATCCAGTCCCAAAACTTGAACCTAAAGTTGAAGTCAGCAAAACACAACAAGTAGCAGTGACTTCGGGAAAAACTGTTGAGACAAGCCaatcatcaacaacaaaaacaattcaCGCTGAAATTCCTCCACTGTCAGAATCACCACAACCATTAAAGAAAGTTATTATTCCTGTAAGATTCACACCACCTCCATCCCCTCCGCCTTTCATGAGAGGTAAGATGAGTAAATTTAACACACCACTAATGCAAGCTGAAGATAAATTTCGCCGGCTACGGGAGGATAGTACACCTCCAACCACACCAACTCCTCCTCCATGTTACACACCTGATTTAATAACAACTGTTATTGAGCCACATTCTACAACTGATGCAGAGGTGGTTAGGAAAAATGCATCAGATATTACAAAGGAAAGTAATGAAAGATCTCACGAATCAGCAAAGCAGGTagtcattacagatacaaaaagCACTGCAGGCaatgagaaaaatgtaacaaacatGATTATGTCTTCTGCAAAACAGCAAAGTGTATCTAATGAGAGTTCGAAGGTTGTGTCTGTTCAGAAGACATCATCAGTTTCTGTTGTTAAGCAACAGAAACACACCACATCAACACAGAAAGCAGTTTCTATTTCCTCAACTGAGGCTGTCAGAGCTGATACAAAACAGAAGCAAATTACAGAGGGAAAGATGGATACTAGCCAAAAAACAAAGGTCACATGTCAGAAAGAATCGGTTAAAACTGAGACTTTTGCAACTATACAGAAGGTTGATTCTAGTCAGTCACAAACAGCTGGAAAACAGATAGCAAGTAAAACAGAACCTGAATTAACAGACACAGCTCAGaccaaaaacactaaaaaagaTATTTCAGATAAAACTCATAGAGTAATTTCTTCCCCTCAACTcgacaagaaaaagaaaactgatAAATCTCCAACTAAAGGCCAAGAGAAGGATCAACCACAACAGACAGATAATGCATTAGATGGAAAATCaggaaaaagtcaacaaaaggtCAAAAAGCCCATCaagcaagaaaaacaaatagatacaacaacaaaagagaATAATAAACAGAATGTCTCTCATGTTGAGAGCAGCATGGCAGTGAAAAAAGTTGAGGTAAAAGTTGCCAGTGAATCTCAACAAAAGCTGGAGGAGAATAAAGTTAACGCCTCTCCAGTTCCAGCCTCTAGCAATATTGCCTCCATAACTACTCCTTCAGAAACTCAAACTCCaccaaagaagaaaaagaagtcCAAAAAGTCCAGAAGTGCAGTGCCGGCAGTTCAGACTAAAGATGTTTGCATTGAATCAAAAGCGGACGTTGCAGAGAGCAAAAAATCTACACAAATTCAGGAAAGTATAACCATTTCTCAGGTTCACACAAGTGTACAACGAGAAAAAATTGAAGTAAAGGAAAACGTTTCCACTGCATTAAGGAAAGAGCAAAAATTTATCCAAAGTCAAGTTAAAGAACctgaaaagaaacaagaaatgcCAGTTTTGGAGTCGAGCACAAAGGAATCCCCAGAAGAGAGCAAAGTTGTCCCAATTACTATTGCAAACAAGGCTGAACAAAATGAAGCACTGAAGTCTGCAACAGGAGTGGTGAAATCACGGCAGGAGCAGcttcaaatgttaatgtgtcATCTAACAGAGCTGCAAAAAGAAACGTGTAACATCAAATCTGTGAAAACTTTACTTGCTACagtccctgattggctcattGGCCCTGAAAGAAAATCTGAACTGGAGCAATCTGTGAATAAAGGTGATACTACAGATTTACTTTctcatgtaaaaataatagCTGAGAGTTATCTTATGAAACTGGATGATAATGAGGCAATGGAAAAGCATGAATGTGAGCTGGTTTCTGAAAaacttgcctcaagtggagcaTCACAGAGAATATCTAAAATTAGTATAGGCTCCTCTAAAATTGAAACCCAAATAACAACTAGGactgagaaaagaaaagaggatGTAACTCAATGTAAATCTTTGGACCTTCGAGCACCCTCACCATCACTGAGAATGCGGCCACCATCACCAACATTTATTACTATAGAATCAACACAGAGaactgcctctccacagagagTCACCCCTTCTCCAACTCCACAGCACAGGCCACTCACACCTCCAACACCACCTCCACGCAGGTCTGACACTCCAACATCTCGTCTAACAAGAATCACACCTTCTCCCACCTTTGACAGAGCGGAAAATCTTGCCAGACTAAAAGACACAACAGCCAAGCTCTCGCGTGGCGTAACCCCGCCACCAATATTAACATCCCAAATAACAGAAAAGAAATCTGAGATTGTAGAATCCCCTGCATCTTTTCATCGGCAAATCAAAATTGAGAGTCAGGCTATGGAAACTAAAACATTCACAACTGAGGAAAaagatttaacaaaacaaattgaGGAAATGCTTTTGAGTGATATCTGTAGTGCAGCTGGCACTCACCTACCTGACCCAGAAGATGAGGAGATCTCTGAGTTGACCTTTGCGTCGGTTCGAGAAAAGATGGAGTTTTTTGAAGAGGCTCAAAAGGCAGAAATGAATAAAACCTATGTGCGTAAAGAGCCAATTTCTATTCCTGAGCGTTTAGGGCCTGATATGGAAGAGGAGTGTGTGGTCGAGgttaaagaaaaagaacaaattgAGCTTCCCCAGGCGGACCTTTCAAGTCTTGTAAACAAATTTGAATCCCAGGATGAGAAAGCATATGCAGATAAAAAAGAGCCTATTCTTCTTGCTGAGAGGCTTCACAATGATGCTGAtaacactgacaaaaacaagGCAGAACAGGAAATGCCAAATTTTGACATTCAggctattaaaaatgtttttgaactGGGTGAGCAAAGTTTCTTATTCAAAGATGAGaaaaaggagcaggaggagtctGTGTCAAGGCTGATGGAAACCGCAACAGACACTTCAAACAGGAAAAGCCCTCACGAAAAAAAGCCAACCGCAGAACAGAGCAGCCCCCTACCTCTTCGAAAGAATCAAGTGGAAACTGTGCCAGCTGAGCCATCGGGATTTactgaaactaaaacatttacagAAAATTTCTCAAATGTGGATGAACTTGGTAACAAGGTCACTGGAACACTGACATCTGTCACACAGCACTCAGAGAGTACCCAGCAGGTGCCTTTCTCCTATGCTGATGCAGTTAAACGAAAGGCGGCGAGGCGAACAGAAACATATGATGAGGAAGCCACTGAGAACCTGCTGAGAAATTTCCACAAAACatggacagagagtgagacagttTTCAAGAGTCTTGGCTACACCGTTTCTTCTGAGACCTCACAAGTTCTGTCGGAACATACTG ACTCGAGTTCCGAAGTCAGAGCTTTGCACGGTTTGCCGGAGGAGAGCTTATCCGATGGACGCCCTGATAGTAGACAAAAAAAAGTACCATAA